The genomic DNA GTGGTTCTCTGTTCCTGAAGGAACTCACCAAACAAATCTCCAAACTGCATAATCTCACTGTTTTCTTAGCACACCATGGAATAGATCTTGATATTCTCTTTTGATTTCACGTTTCCTTAAATCATTGTTCAAAATATCTGATATAGTGGATTGCTTTTCAAATATTCCATGTTTCCTGCTTTGTGGCATGTAGTTCCTTACTGGTTTCTGTATTCTGAGGACTGGATGGCTGTGAAATTGCCCTTCCGCTGGATTTGCACCAGCTGAAGCCAAGAGGTTCTGAACAGATCTAGCTAATTGCCCTAATAAACCTTAACTCAAACTATGTAACTTGGTACCCAAGAAAATTCAACAAGTCATTAGGATAGATACAGGCATACAGCAGGTAACTATAAGATCTTATCTCTAACTTATATGCAGGAAAACTAACAAATCGAGAGAGAATTAATATCTAAAACTCCTATGACATTGTTGTTAATTCTCCATATAAAGCAAAGAGCATTTGCCACAAACATCTAGTACGCTTTTCTGCCTTTATCGCCATATTTTGAACTTTTTCTGTCTTCATATGATTTATCTGAAGATACATAAAGATTATTGGTTCTCATCCACAGTGTTTATATCTTGTTGTGCAGGGTGTTTTACCAATTTAAACAAAAGCAACACAGATCATGGTATGTGTAGATCCTTTGTTCGTATTATTTTATGATTCATGTTTATTTGTTGCCAGTCACCAGTTTCTCACTTTTGGAATGTAGGAAAACCTCTTATTATTTCCCACAATGGTGCTAGTGGGGACTACCCCGGTTGCACTGATCTAGCTTATCAAAAAGCAGTTGATGATGGCGCAGATGTCATTGATTGCCCTGTCCAAGTGACCAAAGATGGAGTGCTAGTATGCATGAGTTCAGTTAATCTAATGGATGATACTACTGTTGCAAGATCGCAATTTGCCTCTCAGACGGCAGTGATCAAAGAAATTCAGAGTGCGCGAGGAGTCTTTACGTTCAACCTCACTTGGGATGACATTGTAAAGAATCTGAGACGTAAGTTGAATTGAAATGGTTCTGCTATTGAATGAAGTGCAAAATCATTTATATATTTCTTGGCTATTTTGCTTCATCAAGTCACCTGCTATCTGATCTGGATCATCTTTCATTGCCTACTTATATATTTTGTTGACCAGCTACCAGCTAGACAGCTTTATTGCTCTGCTATTGTGTTTGTGCCATTGGCATCAAGCCTGCATTCTGAGATAACTTTTCTCCATCTTTACAGCCATAATATCTACCCCATTATCCACCTACAGAATGGATAGAAATCCGAGGTACAGGAATGCAGGAAAGTTCATGAGACTATCAGACTTTTTGGACTTCACAAAGAATAAGGATTTATCAGGAATCATGATCAGTATAGAGGTGAGAATTCATGCTAATAGTGAGTCTTTAAGTGCATGAAGAGAACAAAATCCACTTATTTACTACTATGATACTGGCTATTTGGCTGCCCCTATCACTTTTGTTGAATCATTAATTGGTTCTGTCAAGAGCTTAGCATTTATTTCATACTGTAGTACTTAAAGCACATCAATGAAGACAAAACCCATAAAAATGTAAATTGTCCCTGACTTCCAGTAGTAGATTCATGCCCTCAATTAACTTGATGTTCATATTTTGCAGCATGCCACTTTTGTGGCAGAGGAACTTGGATTTGACATGGTTGATACAGTTATCAAAGCCCTTGGCGATGCTGGTTACAACAATCAAACTACCCAGAAAGTTATGATTCAGTCGACGAATAGTTCAGTTCTAGAGAAGTTCAAGCAGCAAACAAAGTACGATCTTGTGTACATGATCAACGAAGAAGTCAGGGATGCCACACCTTCTTCCCTCGTGGACATCAAAAAGTTTGCTAGTGCCGTATCCGTTGATACCAGCTCTGTTTTCCCTGAACCCCACCATTTCACAATGTACAAGACCAATCTTGTCCAGACACTGCAGACTGCGGGTCTCTCGGTCTATGTTTACACTCTCATGAATGAGTTTGTGTCTCAGCCATACGACTTCTTCGCAGATGCGACAGTGCAGATCAATGCGTATGTTAAGGGCGCGGGAGTGGACGGGCTGATCACTGATTTTCCTGCCACAGCTCGAAGATACAAGGGTAAGTTTAGTTAGCCACTTAGCCATGTTGTGTGTCTTGCATAGTACTGTGTTAAGATCACAAAGCATCCACAATACTTGCAGCTGTCAATCTGTTGTACTCACACGATGAGTTCTATTTTGCAGTGAACAGTTGCATGAACATGGGCAACAGCGCGCCGATTTTCATGGCCCCTCCTCGTGCTGGCGATCTCATGCAAATCATCAGCAAACTTGCGCAACCACCAGCATTGGCTCCCATGCCGCTCCTCACAGACTCGGACGTGGCGGAGCCGCCCCTGCCTCCCGCCAGATCAAACAGCAGCACAGCTCCAACACATTCCGGCGCAACCAGGATGCATGCTCATGCTACGCACATCCCGGTCCTTGTCACACTGGCGGTGCTTTTCGCTTGGTGTTCCCTGGTCTGAGATTGCAATGCAAGTCACGCTCGTCATTCGAGTTGGACACAGCGCCAATCTACTAATCAAATATTCTTCTCTCCACCTGTAGCAGACTAGCCTTAGTTCATTTGTTCAGTGAATATGCATTTGGGGGCACATGACACTTCTCTGAGTTGCCCATGCTGACGTTTCAGTACATACATGTAAGACGGGGAAGATATTGCCCATGTCTTCTTCTCAAGCTCTGGACAAAGTAAGGGCTATGATCTAGTGTAAGCAACTCAGATGGCATAGTTCTCTACAATCTGAGCCTATGAGCCATGACTGTTCTGTCCTGAAAGGCTGAGGAATATGAAAGTTGCGAACACAATCCCTGAATTATGATGGTGTTACACATGAGATGGATGTGTTTCCGGATTACCTGCGCGTTCTCTGATCTAGTCTCAATATTTGTGTTCTTTCATGCTCTTGTGCAAGTTGGATTTTGCATCGTACGGCTGTCTTATGCAGGTGCTAGTTTTTGCGTTGATTGCCTGTTTTCCTGGCCTAATGGCTATGTAGATGGCTTCTTCTCTAGGCTTGGGGTTCAGTGTGTCGATATTTGCCCCTGCAGCCGATAAACCTACAGTCTGCTTTGTTATTCGGAGGCCATGTTTTCATCTCTTCTCCGAACTCAGAACTGATAGCATGCCCTCATCCTGCTCGTTTACCCAGTGCTTGCAACAAGCCTAACAGAAACCAAATGCCATTCCTGGATACTGAATTGAATGGCCAAGGCCTAGGCCTACCAGGATCTCGATCGGCAACTAGTCCCTTCATGATCCATATCTAAGAAGATGTAGATAACCATGCAAGCACAACGGGCGGGTGGGCGGATGGATGGCACCTATGTTCTCTGCGCTATTATCTGATGCGTGATGCCGATAACGACCTGGAAATCCGGTTCTTATCGCATCGCCAGCCTTGTTCATGATAAGCACTGTGATGGACAGCCACATGCACATGACAAAAGAAATGTTCGATTGGTTCACGTCTGATTGCGAAATGAAACATGGCGTGCAGCTCTGTTTAGTAGTATCACTCCTTTTTTGAGGAGGGAAATCTGACCCATCTTGTGCAAACTCTGCCATCTTCTTTTCCTCTGAAAAGATCGATCAGCAACTTGGCCATTAATTTGCCATGGCTTATCTTGTACATGAGCCAAGGCCCCTCCGAGGCACCGAGATGTTCCGGCCACAACCTGCGGGGCCGACTGTTCCACTGACCAGGACCTCGAAACGATCGGCACGGCGCACGAACAGAGGCGAGCCATTACAATCCGATCACAAATCACACGGCCGCTTGGGTTCGTACGACACGGGCAGAGCTGTTCCCAACCCGGGAGCTCCCTCAGACCCTCACCGGCACGGTGATCGCCGCGGCTCCGGTATTCCGGTGGTTAGAGATTTGCAGTCGTTCCTCTGAATTTGGGAGGGCGCCGTTGTTCTGTTGGTCTGATCTGACGGTTGAAAACCCACGTAGCCCACTGCCGTACATGTATCATGTCAACAGGAGTCTACCAGTGCCATCAAGAATCCACTATAAAAATTGATcaaagaaataaaaacaaaGAATCCACTATcaacagaaaataaaaagaaccCAATATCGAGGGGTTCATGCCTGAATTTTTACAACAGGGATAATCACTAGTACGAGTTTGGGCAGGAGCGTCTCACAAGTCACATCCATGTTCTatcctgctgctgcttccaAAAGAACGCAAGAACATCGGTCCGGTTACTTTCGAGTGTCAAGATCCCAAATAGACACTCCAACAGAAACTGTTATATCCAAGGTAGTACGCACTGATCGGTGTGAAATCATCAATGTTGTGGCGAGCATGCCGAGTTCCATGAACTTCCAAGTTTCGAACAAAGCATGAAACAGAGAGGGGGACGCCGGGACAGGGGTCAAACTGTCCAGCACAAGAACACGCCAATAAGCTAGCTATGATCAGCTCAAagagaaaggaaataaaaaaaactagaaagcATGATAGGACAAGTAGTGCATACAAGGCATGCACGTTTATGTACAGGTCACTACTGCTGTGAACGTGCTAGTGTGTATCTACGAATACAAGCACACATGTGCAACACACAGGACGCGGCAGAGAGGCGCCTCGCCTAGGCGTAGATGGCGTAGCGCATGCCCTCGCGCACCATGAGGTGGCTGACCTCgtcggccgcgcgcgccgggcGCCAGCCGCTCGCCGCCCACGCCTCCTCTGCGCTGCCGgcatcctcgccgccgaggcGGACGGCGCCGCACGCCATCGCCAGGAGCGCCCTGGCCAGGGCGCCTgcaggcgccgccgctgccgcgggtTCTCGCGGCGCCACTATGACGTCGCCGGCGCCTAtctcgtcctcgccgccgtaGCCGAGCTCGCTGCCGTCGACCACCCGCGCGCCCCGCTGCcgacgacgcggccgccgcAGGCCTTGCCGCACAAGAGACAGAACGCCCCACATCGCCAAAGGAAGACGATCAGATCAGCGACACGATCTCGCTGATGAATCAGACTGCCAAGTAACCAGCTTTCCCTTTTGGTTCTCTGCTCCCAAAGCTCACGCACGCTCGTTCGCTGGTTACTTGGATGGAGATCTTCGTCGCTTGTGAGTCCACAGACTCGGGAACATCTGTTGGAGTGGAGAGCTCGCCCCGATCGAAGGCGTGTAGTGCCGCGTATATATACACGATCGATCTCGCTTGTGAGCTAACGGAGCACGCATGGGAACTTTCAGGGTTAAAGGGTCTTGGACTGTTCAGAGTCTTGAGGATGAAGGCACAAGGACGGGTGTGGTGGGGGTCTGCTgtggctgtggcctgtgggacAGGGACGAGCACTCGCTAAAGCTGAAAAGGTTGCGAGGTTAGTGGAGGAGGGACGGTCATTGGCCGAAAACTACTGCTcggcgccggccacggccaggaATTAGCGCAGGGTTTTCAGGCTCCTTAATCGCTCGTTTTGCCGGCCGGGCTAGAATCTAGACAGCCAAGCAGTAGCCAACCCTAGGTTAGGCTAGCTAGCAGCTAGTATTAGAGCATCTACAGCTCCTAATAAATGTTTCCGTTAATAggaatatttcatcccaatccAATTACCGTATCGGGAAagtcacaactcctcctttatttagagAGATTGATGGTGAATTATTGAGTTTCCctataattattggaaaaatgAAAAAGTAAGATGAGACTGCTCgagcactattttcttatcaactctACTAAtatatggtagttggattgtGGAAAGcgagactgctggagatgctatTAGAAAGCTAAGAATTCAACTCGGAACGCATGACTCGTGCGCCATCTCGTATCGTATGGGTCTCTGCATGCCGGTCCGTCTGCAGACTTGGGTTCAAGATGGTTGGAAGATCTCTGCCGCGCGCTTTTGGGAAGTGGACTCTCAACGTGCGGGGGGAAAGAACTGGCAAGAGATGACGAGGATGCCTGAGTGAGGAGTGAGGACGGGTGCAGCACGCCGCAGGCGTCGGTCCTGGCTCGTCATCCCAGCGGCCGGCCTCGAGCAAATCATTAGCGAACCTGAGCTGCCGCCGCACCGGAGGCCAGGACCAGGAGCCTCCTCCCCTGCGTCGTGTCAGATCAAACAACGGTCGGTACGGTACAGCCACGACGCATCCGCTCGCAGAGCAGTTTGAGCATCCAGTGCAAGGGGCGGGAGGGGACCTGTCAATAATTGTTCCGAGAAAACAAAAGGATTGTCGTTGATGAACGGCCCAGACGACTCGCAAGCACGGGCTCATTTACAGTAAATAGTGTGGATATGTGACGTATGCCAAGGAAGAGATGCACACCGAATGCTCTCCTCGCCTGGTTGGCTACTACAACAAGAAGGGATGACGTGATGCACACACACGGCATGCTTGTGCATGCTCCCTTTTTTTTATTGTGATGAAACACAAAACAACCAGCATCGCGAACAGAACAGAATGGTAACGTCGGCGGCATAGCAAACGACGGACGGGATCGGAGACGAACAACTTGCTAGAATTAGCAGATCTGTACTTGATCAAGACTCAGTTTGGTTAGAGATAAGTTATAGAGATAAATCTCCTGTAAACACCAAACGAGTCTAATCTAGCTACAACCGAATTCCTCTTGAATATCTCTTGGCCATTGGCCCCTATATAAACCACGTGTACCAATTTTACATGATAATCAGAGCATCCTTTTCCACAAACATCCACAAATCCTCCCAAGCTCGTCCATggcgtcttcttcctcatctATGTCGACGGCTGGGTAGTGTCTCTGAGAAACTAACTTGAGAGAACTATCTACTATGGAAGGCGCAATTCCTTCTTGCTATTCGAGGAGCTCAGCTGATGGGGATCCTAGATGGATCTACCATAGAGCCACCCAAGACTATGGAGGTGGCCAAAGGCTAAGGCAAGAAGCAGATCGTCCCCAAACCCAACTATGATGTGTGGGTtgcaaaagatcaacaagtGTTGAGTTACCTATTGAACTCCCTCATCGAAGAAGCTTTGGCGACGGTGGCTACAGTGACTACTTCAGCAGAAGCATGGGAGGCTCTCACTACAATGTTTTCAGTGCACTCTAAGGCTCGGGTTACTAACCTGCGCATGCAGTTGGCCACGCTCAAGAAAGGTGGCATGACATCTCAAAACTACTTCACCGAGATGTTCACAATCAAGGATGAGCTCGCCACAATTGGTAAGCCCATAGACGATGATGAGATGGTCCAATATATCCTGAATCGCCTTGACTTTGATTACAATCCTTTCATATCATCAATGCTTGGTTGTGTTGGATCTGTCTCTTTGAGTGATCTGTACTGCCAGCTTCTTTCCTATGACTTGCGCATGGAGATGTACCAAGATGGTGGGCAGTTTCAGTCCTCCGCCAACATGGCTGGGCGAGGCCGTGGCGGTCGAGGACATGGAAATAACCGTGGTGGTTGCAGCCGTGGCGGTCGAGGAGAGCAGAACCGCAACAATAACTACAATCCCAACTCATCCAAGCAAGGAGCTCGCAACACCAAGATAGTCTGCCAGATATGCAAGAAAATTGGGCATGACGCGTCCCGATGCTAGTACAAGTATGATCATGAGGAAGAACAACAAATTACAACAAGTCGGCAGGAGCTGCAACCTCGGGCTCTGGCTACAACACCAATTGGTACGCAAATAGCGGAGCTACAGATCACGTCACTTCAGAACTTGAGAAGCTAACCGTTCCTGATAAATACAATGGACGGGATCAAGTGCACACTGCCAATAGCTCAGGTATGTCCATAAGTAACATTGGTCCAGCAATCTTACATACCCCAAGTAGAAATCTCCATCTGAAAAATATCCTCCACGTGCCTAGTGCTAGCAAGAATCTCGTTCTATTCATAAATTGGCTCGTGATAACAATGTTTTCCTGAAATTTCATCCTAACTTCTTTTTATCAAGGACCGAAAAATGAAGAAAATCCATCATCAAGGTAGATGCCGTGGTGGTCTATATCCTCTAGCGCCTCATCCTTTAGGAGAAGGTCAAAATAAGAAAGTTTCTGGAGTCAATAAGCTATCTACTTCGAGATAGCATAATAGATTTGGTCATCCTGCTCTTCCTATTGTGGAGAAGATTATTAGTTCAAATAAGCTTCCTTGTGTTAGTGATAATAGTTCTCAATCAATTTGTGACTCTTGTCAAATGGCCAAGAGCCATCAGCTTCCGTATCCAAAATCAATGAGTGTTTCAAGTGCTCCTCTTGATCTTATTTTCTCTGAGGTTTGGGACCCAACACCTGTTTCTGTAGATCAGCATAATTACTATGCTAGTTTAATTGATGATTATAGTAAGTACACTTGGATATATCTTCTAAAAATAAAATCTGATGTTTTTGGTGTGTTCCAAGAATTCCAGGAACTCGTTGAAAGAAAATTTGATAGAACAATTAAAGCTATGCAATCTGATTGGGGAGGAGAGTATGAAAGGTTGAACTCCTTCTTTCAAACAATAGGAATTGCTCATCAAGTCTCTTGCCCccatgctcatcaacaaaatggCGCAGTTGAGAGAAAGCATAGGCACATCGTTGAAGTTGGGCTATCTTTGCTAGCAAATGCATCTATGCCCCTCAAATTTTGGGGGGCAAGCCTTTCTCACAGCTACTTATCTCATCAACCTTATCCCTAGCAAGGTTATTGGATACAAAACCCCCGTTGAGCACCTCCTTCATAAAAAATCAGAGTATACCTCTCTTCGCACTTTTGGCTGTGCTTGTTGGCCCAACTTGAGGCCCTACAACTCCAAGAAGCTTTCCTTTCGGTTTACAAGATGTGTTTTCTTGGGTTACATCTCTATGCACAAAGGATTTAAATGCCTAGATATCTCTAGTGGGTGCATATACATATCCAGGGATGTTGgttttgatgaagatctctTCCCTTTTGCTCATCTTCACCCTAATGCTGGATCTCAACTTCGCAAAGAAATAATTCTCCTTCCAAGCCATCTTCTCAATCCTGGGGGTGTAGGTTATCTTGAGTCTAATGTTACTAATGGTTTTGGAGATAATTCCGGTATACAAGAATTTTCTGCATAAGATTTGGTGTAGCAATCTCCAATAGGAGCATCAAATAATGGAGATGAGGGTGTTGCAGCTGCCACAGAAGATCGCGACGCATGATCCCATGAAGATCTCCACAGCGTATCGAGAGCTGATCCCGAAGTGGATCTCCTTGGCCGTGCTGCTCCATCCAACCCAGCTGAAGCCAACCCTAGCTCGATGCGCGGAGGGGGGGTACGAGATTCTCCTCCGACAGCTGCTGCCTCGCCTGCCCTGACACGGTCTCCAGCTGCCTCTCCGACTCCGCCACGTGTACAGGAGCACCCGCCAGCGCGGACAGCTTCTATCCCCTTGCCATCGGAGGTGCTTGGAGGATCTTCTGAGGCTGTCCTAGGATTGGATGCGCCAACAAAAGCAGCTACGCCCTCTCCTCCAAGGTGATGCACTCGCTCACAACATGGGATATTGAAACCTAAGTCTTTAGGTGATGGCATGAGACGCTTTGGATATTTTTGTGCTACAGGAGAACCTGACAATCTACAAGAAGCACTCAGGGATTCTAAGTGGAAGCAGGCTATGGAAGAAGAGTATAAAGCATTGCTAAGAAATAATACTTGGCATCTTGTTGAAGAAAGTAAAGCTAAAAATTTGATAGATTGCAAGTGGGTTTTTAAAATCAAAAGGAGAGCAGATGGTACAATAGATAGATACAAAGCACGTCTTGTGGTTAAAGGTTTTCGACAACGTTATGGTATTGATTACGAAGATACTTTTAGCCCGGTTGTTAAGATTGCTACAGTGAGACTTGTTCTTTCAGTTGATGTGTCAAGAGGTTGGTGTCTTAGataattggatgttcagaatgcGTTTCTTCATGGTATTCTGGAAAAGGAGGTTTATATGAAACAACCACCTGGGTTTGAAAAGGCAGATGCTCCACGTCTTGTGTGTCGACTTGATAAAGCAATCTATGGTTTAAAACAAGCTCCCAGAGCTTGGTATGCTAAGCTAAGTTCTAAACTCATTGCTCTAGGGTTTAGATCATCTAAATCAGATACTTCTTTGTTTATTTATCAGAAGTCTGGTGTTACTATTTATATGCTAGTATACGTAGATGATATAATTGTCACAAGTTCATCTACAGAAGCAGTCTTGGCGTTACTACAAGATTTAAGGCAAGATTTTGGGTTAAAAGATCTTGGTGACCTACACCAATTCTTGGGGATTGAAGTTCAAAGAAATAATCGAGATATACAATTGTGTCAGGAGAAGTATGCACTTGAGATTCTCAACTGAGTTGGTATGGCTAGCTGTAaaccgtctcctcctcctttgtCCACATCTTGAGGATTATATTGAAGTTCAAAGAAACAATCAAGGTATACAATTGTGTCAGGAGAAGTATGCACTTGAGATTCTCAACCGAGTTGGTATGGCTAGCTGTAAACTGTCTCCTACTCCTTTGTCCACATCTAAGAAGCTATCTAGTTACGAAGGAGAAGTGTTAAGCCCAGAAGACAGCACTAAATACATGAGTATAGTAGGAGCTCTTCAGTACCTAACTCTTACACGACCAGATTTGACATTATGCTGGCGGGCGATAtaagcacccgctagcacagataATGTGAactatttattattcaagtttgttgttatgtggttggagatacatattttaaTTTGACAGCTAAAAATTGGcggaaaatagaaattataaataactcacgggaaataatatattgaacgGGAAAACACATATTCCTGgaaccatctgtgctggcgggtgatgtAACCATCCGTCAGCACAGAAAgtatctgtgctggcgggtggctaacgtcgcccgccagcacagacaacatttgtgctggctcaaggttgctggcgggtgcgATACCCGCCAACACAAATCTATTCTAGCTGTCAGCACAAATGCTTTATGGTGTAATGGTTGCTCCCCTTAAGTAGTCCTAGAAACTTGCGCATTAGTTTGGTCTCTGTGCTCGCAGCTAGCGTTGGAGATGCAATCCCATATTACTATGGGATTCAAAGAATGCACTGTTGTGCATAGGCAATTTTATAAAGCAACTAGCGTATACGGTGCCTGAAAAGTTTAAAGGATGCTCTCCGTTGGTTACAGTTGGTTACTGACATACTGAGTGAACAGTGCCTAGGGATGAACTGCCCTAGAGATCGAGACACGctagataaggaaaaagaagaggcaaggcaaggaagagagagagagagagagagagagagagagagagagagagagatgtttGGGATGAAGTGCCTTGTTCTTGTATCCAATATAACCACACGCGTACCTGGACACGGGCTCTGAAAGATCACGAACAGGCCGCAGCGAATAGTGATGGAAAGGCATGGCACAAGGCTGGGAAAATTCAGTCTGAAGCTTCTTGCTGATTTTCTGTTGGGCGAACTCTATTCTTTGGTTCCATATATGTCGCCCAA from Setaria italica strain Yugu1 chromosome VII, Setaria_italica_v2.0, whole genome shotgun sequence includes the following:
- the LOC101773994 gene encoding glycerophosphodiester phosphodiesterase GDPDL3 → MRACHVCSVLAQLMLLWLGVAAAQKATSWKTLSGKAPAIVAKGGFSGLFPDSSPDAYGFVQYSSSPDTVLYCDVRLTKDEVGLCLPDIKMDNCTNIADIYAQGQKSYLVNGVPTSGWFSVDYNNTELGQVSLIQSIASRSPRFDSNFYPPLAVEDVRSKFKPPGIWLNVQHDRFYSQFNLSMRNYIISVSKRVVVNYISSPEVSFLTSVLGRVSKKTKLVFRYLDESTLEPSMNQTYGSMLKNLTFVKTFASGILVPKSYIWPTSADNYLQPHTSVVNDAHKAGLEIYAADFANDFMISYNYSYDPLAECLTFIDNGVFSVDGVLTDFPVTPSEAIGCFTNLNKSNTDHGKPLIISHNGASGDYPGCTDLAYQKAVDDGADVIDCPVQVTKDGVLVCMSSVNLMDDTTVARSQFASQTAVIKEIQSARGVFTFNLTWDDIVKNLRPIISTPLSTYRMDRNPRYRNAGKFMRLSDFLDFTKNKDLSGIMISIEHATFVAEELGFDMVDTVIKALGDAGYNNQTTQKVMIQSTNSSVLEKFKQQTKYDLVYMINEEVRDATPSSLVDIKKFASAVSVDTSSVFPEPHHFTMYKTNLVQTLQTAGLSVYVYTLMNEFVSQPYDFFADATVQINAYVKGAGVDGLITDFPATARRYKVNSCMNMGNSAPIFMAPPRAGDLMQIISKLAQPPALAPMPLLTDSDVAEPPLPPARSNSSTAPTHSGATRMHAHATHIPVLVTLAVLFAWCSLV
- the LOC101774393 gene encoding uncharacterized protein LOC101774393 — its product is MWGVLSLVRQGLRRPRRRQRGARVVDGSELGYGGEDEIGAGDVIVAPREPAAAAAPAGALARALLAMACGAVRLGGEDAGSAEEAWAASGWRPARAADEVSHLMVREGMRYAIYA